From Brevibacterium ihuae, the proteins below share one genomic window:
- a CDS encoding copper transporter, producing MIDFRYHLVSLISVFLALAVGIVLGAGPLQQPIGDSLQSQVEALRTDRDSLRTEVDEARATIDELNEYVTASAPDLLADSLSGESVALVSAPGADADAAASLEERVTQAGAEVAVQLSLAETALDPKGAGELLETLQGIDPTLPEGGAEALTAALARALTAGATEAEAPGDEAQAGSETAPTGEPTEAGTPAGPTTYTADQAAEVIAAFSGDGRLTGGEYAPATAIVLIAPVAAETDAAAQATESTAPPQGETGTAEAALAAALAQDAPTVVAGSLDSAERGLLAALRSDDSGITTADGLELTAGPIITTLAVEQALTGEPGAFGFADSAQAVIPGAGG from the coding sequence GTGATCGATTTCCGGTACCACCTCGTCTCGCTGATCTCGGTGTTCCTCGCGCTCGCCGTGGGGATCGTGCTCGGCGCCGGCCCCCTCCAGCAGCCGATCGGCGACTCCCTGCAGAGCCAGGTCGAGGCGCTCCGCACCGACCGCGACAGCCTCCGCACCGAGGTCGACGAGGCCCGCGCGACGATCGACGAGCTCAACGAGTACGTCACCGCCTCCGCGCCCGATCTGCTCGCCGATTCGCTCAGCGGCGAGAGCGTCGCGCTCGTCAGCGCCCCGGGAGCCGACGCCGACGCCGCCGCCTCCCTCGAGGAGCGCGTCACCCAGGCCGGCGCCGAGGTCGCGGTCCAGCTGTCCCTCGCGGAGACCGCGCTCGATCCCAAGGGCGCCGGCGAGCTGCTCGAGACCCTCCAGGGGATCGACCCGACCCTGCCCGAAGGCGGGGCGGAGGCCCTCACCGCCGCGCTCGCCCGCGCCCTCACCGCCGGGGCGACGGAGGCGGAGGCACCCGGCGACGAGGCGCAGGCCGGGTCCGAGACCGCTCCGACCGGCGAGCCGACCGAGGCCGGAACCCCCGCCGGACCCACCACCTACACCGCGGACCAGGCCGCCGAGGTCATCGCCGCGTTCTCCGGCGACGGACGGCTCACCGGCGGCGAGTACGCTCCCGCGACCGCGATCGTGCTCATCGCCCCGGTCGCCGCGGAGACCGATGCCGCGGCGCAGGCCACGGAATCGACGGCCCCGCCGCAGGGCGAGACCGGCACCGCCGAGGCCGCGCTCGCCGCCGCGCTCGCGCAGGACGCGCCGACCGTCGTCGCCGGATCGCTCGACTCGGCCGAGCGCGGACTCCTCGCCGCGCTGCGCTCCGACGACTCCGGCATCACCACCGCCGACGGCCTCGAGCTCACCGCCGGACCGATCATCACGACCCTCGCCGTCGAGCAGGCCCTCACCGGCGAGCCCGGGGCGTTCGGGTTCGCCGACAGCGCGCAGGCGGTCATCCCGGGAGCCGGGGGATGA
- the murJ gene encoding murein biosynthesis integral membrane protein MurJ, translating to MTSRWIRLLASAALAVSVITLLSRLVGFARWLVFSPTVGAGAVGTAYQTANQVPNILYEVVAGGALAGAVVPLLAAPIARADPRTVSRIASALLTWSITLTLPLAVLVAVLHRQIAGFFVPPDTAAGAYAGDFLLMFAPQLVLYAIGAVLTGVLQAHRRFLWPAFMPLLSSLVVIATYLAYGAVATDPEAAGPGPLALLGWGTTAGVAMLALPLALPAARTGVRLRPVWRFPAGVAPRAGRLATAGMSALLAQQIAVLLVLRVSNHVGGTGVFVVFSYIQAVYLLPYAVLAVPIATVVFPTLSRQVARGAEEVAGTVATTTGMIIRVGFAGAVVLVAAAAPLAAFFSSFDAAGQNPDVPFGAMAAGIVLIALAVPGWCMVAWASRVFYALEHSRFAAIGTTTGWILVAGTVALGALGLPALTAGPATLTAGEATLLLVCAGHAVGMIVAGVLLVVFIRRAAGPAALREAPGGALRTLVLAAVAAAGAAWLSHLLLAAFAGLPETLGPVFAGVLSALAGLAVLGAGLFAFDRDLLRDGLRLTASRGADDDRGPAAG from the coding sequence GTGACCTCCCGCTGGATCCGGCTGCTCGCGAGCGCGGCGCTCGCGGTCTCGGTCATCACCCTGCTCTCGCGCCTCGTCGGGTTCGCCCGCTGGCTCGTGTTCTCCCCGACGGTCGGCGCCGGTGCGGTCGGCACCGCCTACCAGACCGCCAATCAGGTGCCGAACATCCTCTACGAGGTCGTCGCCGGCGGAGCGCTCGCCGGCGCCGTCGTACCGCTGCTCGCCGCACCGATCGCCCGGGCGGACCCGCGCACGGTGTCGCGCATCGCCTCGGCGCTGCTGACCTGGTCGATCACCCTCACCCTGCCGCTCGCGGTGCTCGTCGCGGTGCTGCACCGGCAGATCGCGGGGTTCTTCGTGCCGCCGGACACCGCGGCCGGGGCCTACGCCGGGGACTTCCTCCTCATGTTCGCCCCGCAGCTCGTCCTCTACGCGATCGGCGCGGTCCTCACCGGAGTGCTCCAGGCCCACCGGCGGTTCCTCTGGCCGGCGTTCATGCCGCTCCTCTCGAGCCTCGTCGTCATCGCGACCTACCTCGCCTACGGAGCGGTAGCGACCGATCCCGAGGCCGCCGGCCCCGGGCCCCTCGCCCTGCTCGGCTGGGGGACCACCGCCGGGGTGGCGATGCTCGCCCTGCCGCTCGCCCTGCCCGCCGCGCGCACCGGCGTCCGGCTGCGGCCGGTCTGGCGCTTCCCCGCCGGCGTGGCCCCCCGGGCAGGCCGCCTCGCCACCGCGGGCATGTCCGCGCTCCTCGCCCAGCAGATCGCTGTCCTCCTCGTGCTGCGGGTGTCGAACCACGTGGGCGGCACCGGCGTGTTCGTCGTCTTCAGCTACATCCAGGCCGTCTACCTCCTGCCCTATGCGGTGCTCGCGGTGCCGATCGCCACCGTCGTGTTCCCGACGCTCAGCCGGCAAGTCGCCCGCGGTGCGGAGGAGGTCGCGGGCACGGTCGCGACGACCACCGGGATGATCATCCGGGTCGGCTTCGCCGGCGCCGTCGTCCTCGTCGCCGCCGCCGCCCCGCTCGCCGCGTTCTTCTCCTCCTTCGACGCCGCCGGGCAGAACCCGGACGTGCCCTTCGGGGCGATGGCCGCAGGCATCGTGCTCATCGCCCTCGCGGTTCCGGGCTGGTGCATGGTGGCGTGGGCCTCCCGCGTGTTCTACGCGCTCGAGCATTCGCGCTTCGCGGCGATCGGCACGACGACGGGGTGGATCCTCGTCGCCGGCACCGTCGCGCTCGGGGCGCTCGGGCTGCCCGCCCTCACCGCGGGCCCCGCGACGCTCACCGCGGGCGAGGCGACCCTCCTCCTCGTGTGCGCCGGGCACGCCGTCGGGATGATCGTCGCGGGCGTCCTCCTCGTCGTCTTCATCCGGCGCGCCGCGGGGCCCGCCGCGCTGCGCGAAGCCCCCGGCGGGGCGCTCCGCACGCTCGTCCTCGCGGCGGTCGCCGCCGCAGGCGCCGCGTGGCTCTCGCACCTCCTCCTCGCGGCCTTCGCCGGGCTGCCGGAGACCCTCGGCCCGGTGTTCGCCGGGGTGCTCTCCGCCCTCGCGGGCCTCGCCGTCCTCGGGGCGGGCCTCTTCGCGTTCGACCGGGACCTGCTCCGCGACGGTCTGCGGCTCACCGCCTCCCGCGGCGCCGATGACGACCGGGGTCCGGCCGCGGGGTGA
- a CDS encoding CTP synthase codes for MVNRLSTSGQHGTRHIFVTGGVASSLGKGLTASSLGHLLAQRGLSVAMQKLDPYLNVDPGTMNPFQHGEVFVTEDGAETDLDIGHYERFLDTELDAGANVTTGQVYSNVIAKERRGAYLGDTVQVIPHITDEIKSRMRAQAERTDGEAPDVIITEIGGTVGDIESQPFLEAARQIRHDIGRENVFFIHVSLVPYLGPSGELKTKPTQHSVAALRSIGIQPDAIVLRSDRALPDSIRAKIASSCDVEFEAVVSCVDAPSIYNIPRVLHDGGLDVYVIRRLDLGFRDVDWEKWDRLLERVHHPKHTVEIGLVGKYIDLPDAYLSVTEALRHGGFDNDARVNIHWIASDDCQTPAGAEEHLAGLDAICVPGGFGIRGIEGKLGAFTYARTRGIPTLGLCLGLQCMVIEYARSVTGIAEASSSEFDPDTPEPVVATMAEQLDFVEGEGDLGGTMRLGTYRASLLPGSVVAEAYGSEDISERHRHRYEVNNAYRERIEESGLVVSGTSPNGQLVEFVELPADVHPFYVATQAHPEFKSRPTNPHPLFAGLVRAALDRQTP; via the coding sequence GTGGTGAATCGATTGAGCACAAGCGGACAGCACGGCACTCGTCACATCTTCGTGACCGGCGGTGTCGCCTCCTCCCTCGGCAAGGGGCTCACGGCTTCCTCGCTCGGGCATCTCCTCGCACAGCGCGGCCTGTCGGTCGCCATGCAGAAGCTCGACCCCTACCTCAACGTCGACCCGGGGACGATGAATCCGTTCCAGCACGGCGAGGTGTTCGTCACCGAGGACGGCGCGGAGACCGATCTCGACATCGGCCACTACGAGCGCTTCCTCGACACCGAGCTCGACGCCGGCGCCAACGTCACCACCGGCCAGGTGTACTCCAACGTCATCGCCAAGGAGCGGCGCGGGGCGTACCTCGGCGACACCGTGCAGGTCATCCCGCACATCACCGACGAGATCAAGTCGCGGATGCGGGCCCAGGCCGAGCGCACCGACGGCGAGGCGCCCGACGTCATCATCACCGAGATCGGCGGCACCGTCGGCGACATCGAGTCGCAGCCGTTCCTCGAGGCCGCGCGCCAGATCCGCCACGACATCGGCCGCGAGAACGTGTTCTTCATCCACGTCTCCCTCGTGCCCTACCTCGGCCCCTCCGGTGAGCTCAAGACCAAGCCCACCCAGCACTCGGTGGCGGCCCTGCGCTCGATCGGCATCCAGCCCGATGCGATCGTGCTCCGCTCCGACCGCGCGCTGCCGGACTCGATCCGCGCGAAGATCGCCTCGTCCTGCGACGTCGAGTTCGAGGCCGTCGTGTCGTGCGTCGACGCGCCGAGCATCTACAACATCCCGCGCGTCCTCCACGACGGCGGGCTCGACGTCTACGTCATCCGCCGCCTCGACCTCGGGTTCCGCGACGTCGACTGGGAGAAGTGGGACCGTCTGCTCGAGCGCGTCCACCACCCCAAGCACACCGTGGAGATCGGACTCGTCGGCAAGTACATCGACCTGCCCGACGCCTACCTGTCGGTGACCGAGGCGCTGCGCCACGGCGGCTTCGACAACGACGCCCGGGTCAACATCCACTGGATCGCCTCCGACGACTGCCAGACCCCGGCCGGCGCCGAGGAGCACCTCGCCGGGCTCGACGCGATCTGCGTCCCCGGCGGCTTCGGCATCCGCGGCATCGAGGGCAAGCTCGGCGCGTTCACCTACGCCCGCACCCGCGGCATCCCGACGCTCGGGCTGTGCCTCGGCCTCCAGTGCATGGTCATCGAGTACGCGCGCAGCGTCACCGGCATCGCCGAGGCGTCCTCGAGCGAGTTCGACCCCGACACGCCCGAACCGGTCGTCGCGACGATGGCCGAGCAGCTCGACTTCGTCGAGGGCGAGGGCGACCTCGGCGGCACGATGCGCCTGGGCACGTACCGCGCCTCCCTGCTGCCGGGCAGCGTCGTCGCCGAGGCCTACGGCTCCGAGGACATCTCCGAGCGCCACCGCCACCGGTACGAGGTCAACAACGCCTACCGCGAGCGCATCGAGGAGAGCGGGCTCGTCGTATCGGGCACCTCGCCCAACGGCCAGCTCGTCGAGTTCGTCGAGCTGCCCGCGGACGTCCACCCGTTCTACGTCGCGACGCAGGCCCACCCGGAGTTCAAGTCGCGTCCCACGAACCCGCACCCGCTGTTCGCCGGGCTCGTGCGCGCCGCTCTCGACCGGCAGACGCCCTGA
- a CDS encoding glycosyltransferase family 4 protein, whose product MTGIAGSARDTHGAAQERPLRILLVLATSTGGVGTHVAALAREYAAAGHSVGIIGPAATEEHFGFTSHPGVRFAPLELGTSIGPRDSAALGRLSRLIVTFSADIVHAHGFRSGAVALAALARIRRTERPRSVVTWHNQAAGTGVRGIAEKAVERFVARRADLTVGASEDLVLRARACGSRSAVLGPVAAPDAQFTEDVNIALLRSQKIQELGLPRGSVLVLAVGRIAPQKNYHLLLDAFSRVTADHPEAHLLIAGSADAAELAALEEIVAQKRLPVRFLGQRSDIVALNQAADVFVLSSRWEARALVVQEAMMAGRAIVATAVGGVPGLLGDAGILVPPDDAPALAAALDRLLGDPAERSRYGRAAALAAVDLPREPEVADTLVHHYRAVLAQDRR is encoded by the coding sequence GTGACCGGGATCGCCGGATCGGCACGGGACACGCACGGCGCGGCGCAGGAGCGCCCGCTGCGGATCCTCCTCGTCCTCGCGACCTCCACCGGCGGCGTCGGCACCCACGTCGCCGCGCTCGCCCGCGAGTACGCGGCCGCCGGACACTCCGTCGGCATCATCGGACCCGCTGCCACGGAGGAGCACTTCGGCTTCACGTCCCATCCGGGCGTGCGCTTCGCTCCGCTCGAGCTCGGCACGTCGATCGGGCCGCGCGACTCCGCCGCTCTCGGCCGGCTGAGCCGGCTCATCGTCACCTTCAGCGCCGACATCGTCCACGCCCACGGGTTCCGCTCCGGCGCGGTCGCGCTCGCCGCGCTCGCCCGGATCCGCCGCACCGAGCGCCCCCGCTCCGTCGTCACCTGGCACAACCAGGCCGCCGGCACCGGCGTGCGCGGGATCGCGGAGAAGGCCGTCGAGCGTTTCGTCGCCCGCCGCGCCGACCTCACCGTGGGTGCGAGCGAGGACCTCGTGCTGCGCGCCCGCGCATGCGGCTCCCGTTCCGCCGTGCTCGGCCCGGTCGCCGCTCCCGACGCCCAATTCACCGAGGACGTCAACATCGCCCTCCTGCGCTCCCAGAAGATCCAGGAGCTCGGGCTGCCGCGCGGCTCGGTGCTCGTGCTCGCCGTCGGGCGCATCGCGCCGCAGAAGAACTATCATCTGCTCCTCGACGCGTTCTCCCGGGTCACCGCCGACCATCCGGAGGCCCACCTGCTCATCGCCGGCAGCGCCGACGCCGCGGAGCTCGCCGCGCTCGAGGAGATCGTCGCGCAGAAGCGGCTGCCCGTCCGCTTCCTCGGCCAGCGCTCCGACATCGTCGCCCTCAACCAGGCCGCGGATGTGTTCGTTCTGTCGAGCCGCTGGGAGGCCCGTGCGCTCGTCGTGCAGGAGGCGATGATGGCCGGCCGCGCGATCGTCGCCACCGCCGTGGGCGGGGTGCCCGGGCTACTCGGCGACGCCGGCATCCTCGTCCCGCCGGACGACGCCCCTGCCCTCGCCGCCGCCCTCGACCGCCTCCTCGGCGACCCCGCCGAGCGCTCGCGGTACGGCCGTGCGGCCGCCCTCGCCGCCGTCGACCTCCCGCGCGAGCCCGAGGTCGCCGACACCCTCGTCCACCACTACCGCGCCGTCCTCGCCCAGGACCGGCGGTAG
- a CDS encoding group 1 glycosyl transferase: protein MSTTAPTAAPDPQAPGHAPEVPVLPADARILHVLAETDGVIGEVAVLAIRSHLQAGFKVGVAARRRVLDALDLPADDPNLVHLDVDVRTGPRPGDPGRAHTLHRYYRHVDVVHAHGLHPAAVAGLGMTGLPARLRPALVATVGRFDPRSPFAAADAAIVARTAAVVLGTTEPVVEHFAEDVPVVSRARLLNPDVRTVYEPVRSRAQIREALGVRAGTVVVAVPLELTDHPALTTAVEAAVELSDHRPDRRWATVFTGSGRLRQTIHDEFVTRRKDIILADVVATVDVVAGADIVIAGDRMSAIGPEGIMQLARPVVHLGSARGARAWGDSAVHVDTDDTAGLLAAIAHYSDSPAARGTAGIAAKRRVVDISGHGYLAGELLDVYAADALPHRR, encoded by the coding sequence ATGAGCACGACCGCGCCGACCGCCGCCCCGGACCCCCAGGCACCGGGGCACGCCCCCGAGGTCCCCGTCCTGCCGGCGGACGCCCGGATCCTCCATGTGCTCGCCGAGACCGACGGGGTCATCGGCGAGGTCGCCGTGCTCGCGATCCGCAGCCATCTCCAGGCCGGTTTCAAGGTCGGGGTGGCCGCGCGCCGCCGCGTGCTCGATGCCCTCGACCTCCCTGCCGACGACCCGAACCTCGTCCATCTCGACGTCGACGTGCGCACCGGTCCGCGGCCCGGCGATCCCGGGCGCGCCCACACCCTCCACCGGTACTACCGCCACGTCGACGTCGTCCACGCCCACGGCCTCCACCCCGCCGCGGTCGCCGGCCTCGGCATGACCGGACTGCCCGCGCGCCTGCGCCCCGCGCTCGTCGCGACCGTCGGCCGGTTCGACCCCCGCAGCCCCTTCGCCGCCGCGGACGCCGCGATCGTCGCGCGCACCGCGGCCGTCGTGCTCGGCACCACCGAGCCCGTCGTCGAGCACTTCGCCGAGGACGTCCCCGTCGTGTCCCGGGCCCGGCTGCTCAACCCCGACGTCCGCACCGTCTACGAACCCGTCCGCTCGCGCGCCCAGATCCGCGAGGCGCTCGGCGTGCGCGCCGGCACCGTCGTCGTCGCGGTGCCGCTCGAGCTCACCGACCACCCCGCGCTCACCACCGCCGTCGAGGCGGCCGTCGAGCTCTCCGATCACCGTCCGGATCGGCGCTGGGCCACGGTCTTCACCGGTTCCGGCCGGCTGCGCCAGACCATCCACGACGAGTTCGTCACCCGCCGGAAGGACATCATCCTCGCCGACGTCGTCGCGACCGTCGATGTGGTCGCCGGTGCCGACATCGTCATCGCGGGGGACCGGATGTCGGCGATCGGACCCGAGGGGATCATGCAGCTCGCCCGTCCGGTCGTCCACCTCGGCTCCGCCCGCGGTGCGCGCGCCTGGGGCGACTCGGCCGTCCACGTCGACACCGACGACACCGCCGGGCTGCTCGCGGCGATCGCCCACTACTCCGACTCGCCGGCCGCCCGCGGGACCGCCGGCATCGCCGCCAAGCGCCGGGTCGTCGACATCAGCGGCCACGGGTACCTCGCCGGGGAGCTCCTCGACGTGTACGCCGCCGACGCCCTGCCCCACCGGCGCTGA